A segment of the Candidatus Andeanibacterium colombiense genome:
ATCGACGAATGCCGCCTGCAGCGACGGTTCGACCCGGGTTACTTTAGCGAGATAGATATTGCCCTTGATCTGCTTGTGTTCGGCAGATTCAAAGTCGAACTCGTCAATCCGGTTGCCCTTGAGCACCGCCACCCGCGTTTCTTCCGGGTGGCGCGCGTCGATTAGCATGCGCGTAGCCATTGTGAATTCTCCAGGCGCGCCTGCCGCCTGCGACCCTCATCGATGAAGGGGCGGTGGCGCGCACATATGCGTGAAAACCGGCCTCGCGCTCGCGATGGCCGGAAAGTGGAATTTCGCCGGACCGCAGCGTGCGGCCGGCGAAGCGGATCGTGTCTGCGGAAAAAAGGTCGCGCGGCCCCGGAAAGCGGGTGTGCGCTGCCGCTGCGGCCGACACCGCGACGCAGCCTTGCGGCTGCGGCAGTCGGTCGGGACAGTGGCTTCTCATTTCGGCATCAACCTGTAAGCGGCCGGTTCTCTTTTGAAATCCGGCAATTATTCGGGGTAGCCGCCGGGAAACCTTTGAACGGCGGTGCCAGCACTGTGGGCGGCAACGGCGTTGGGAAGATTTCCGGGTGACAGGCTCTCCCCGATGCCGGTTAGATAGCAACCGCCGGGGAGGGGGGCAACCGCTTTGCGAAAAAAGCCAGATTTCGCTTGTCGGTAGCCAATCCCTAACCATAGACGTGGCCCGCAATGAGGGAGCGCCTGCAGGTCCTTTTGCTATTCCTGTTCCCGGTCGTGCTGATGGCCGGGCTTTACGCGCTCAAGCTCAAGCTGCCGGTTCCGGTGCTGGGGCGCGATTATGTGATCCGCATCGAACTGCCCGATCCCGGCCGCCAGATCGGCCTGCCCGAGGTTTTGGGGCCGCCCGATGCCTCGCGCCCGCTGGTGGTGATCGACGCGGGCCACGGCGGCCACGATCCGGGCGCAAACGGCGGCGGGATCGAGGAGAAGCGGCTGGTTCTCGGCCTGGCCCTCGCCTTGCGCGACCGCCTGCTGCTGCAGGGTGGGATTCGGGTCGCGCTGACCCGAAGCGACGACAGCTTCCTGGTGCTGCAGGAACGCGCCGAGATCGCCCGGCGACTGGGCGCCGACCTGTTCCTGTCGATCCACGCGGATTCGGCCGGCGACGAGAGCGGCGTTCAAGGCGCGAGCGTCTATACGCTGTCGGAGCAGGCGTCGGACGAGGCGGCGGCGCGCTTCGCCGCGCGCGAGAACGATGCCGACAAGGTCAACGGCATTTCGCTGGCGGGCCGCAGCGATGCGGTGAGTGCGATCCTGGTCGGGCTGTCTCAACGCCATGCGCAGGAGGAATCGAGCGAATTCGCCGGCCTGATCACGCGCGAAGGGCAGGGCAGCATCGTGTTCCATCCCGATCCGCGCCGCTCGGCCGCGCTGGCGGTGTTGCGCGCGCCCGATGTGCCGGGCGTGCTGTTCGAAGCGGGCTTCATCACCAATCCCGACGATGCGAAGCGGCTGACCTCGCCTGAGGGCAAGGCGCGCTTCGCCGATGCGCTGGAGCGGGCAATAAGGATATTCTTCGCGCGGAATTCCGGCGCGCTCGCGCAATAGGTCTATTCCATCGGGCGAAGGCCCCGTGCTAAGGCCCCGCCGACCATGAGCGACGCGCCCCAATCCGCCCCGCAATCGATCCACCTGCGGATCCGCCGCGAGGCGCAGACCCTGATCACCTGGTTTCGCGAAAACTGGCGCCGCAGCCGCTGGTTTCGCTGGATCTCGCTCCTGCTGGGCGCGCTGCTGCTGCTTTACGCGGTGGTGTGGATCACGATCATCCGCACGCTGCCTGACGCGCGCACGTTGCTGACCTATCAGCCGCCGCTGCCGACGATGGTTCGCGGGTATGACGGCGAGATCGTCGATTCCTACGCCCGCGAACGGCGCGTCCAGCTGCAATTCCGCGATTTTCCAAAGCCTCTGATCAACGCCTATCTCTCGGCCGAAGACAAGACCTTCTGGACCCACGGCGGGGTCGATGTGACCGGTCTGGCCGGCGCGGTGTTCGATTACGTGACCAAGATCGGCAGCGGGCAGCGCGCGCGGGGCGGCTCGACTATCACCCAGCAGGTCGCGAAGAACATTCTCGTCGGCAATGAATATTCGGTTGGGCGCAAGCTCAAGGAAATGCTGCTCGCGCGCAAGATTGAAGGGGTGCTCTCGAAGCAGCAGATCCTCGAACTCTATCTCAACGAAATCCCGCTCGGCCGCCGCAGTTTCGGCGTGCAGGCCGCCAGCCGGGCCTATTTCGGCAAGGACGTCGCCGATCTCTCGCTGAACGAATCCGCATTTCTCGCGATCCTGCCCAAGGCGCCCGAACAATACGGCCGCCCGCAGAACCAGGCGAAGGCGATTTCCCGGCGCAACTGGGTGCTGGACGAGATGGTCCAGAACGGCTTCGTTACCCGCGCGGCGGCCGATGCCGCCAAGGCGATGCCGCTTGGCCTGGTCACCCAGCGCCCCGAATATGCGACGGTGGACGCCGGCTATTTCATGGAGGAAGTCCGCCGGCAACTGATTGAGAAATTCGGCGAGCAGGCGAGCGACGGGCCAAACAGTGTCTATGCGGGCGGCCTGTGGGTGCGGACTTCGCTCGATCCCGAATTGCAGAAGGCCGGCGCCGACGCGCTGCGGGCCGGGCTAATGCGCTATGGGGGCAACCGCGCGTGGGACAAGCCGCTCGGCACGCTCAAGGTCGACGACGACAATTGGCGCGGGTTGCTGCAGAATTCGTTCCTGTCGATCAACTATCTCGACTGGAAGGTCGGTGTCGTGATCGCCCGCGACGGCGGCAATGCGCGGATCGGCTTTGCCGATGGATCGCAGGCGCCGCTCGTCGGCCTGCCGGACAAGCTCAGGCAAGGCGACGTGATCGCCGCATCGCCCGAAGGTGGCGCGTGGAAAGTGCGCACCATCCCCGAGATTTCCGGCGGCTTCCTCGCCGAAGATCCGAACAACGGCCGGGTGCTCGCGATGCAGGGTGGGTTCGACCCGCGGCTGGGCGCGTTCAACCGCGCGACCCAGGCGCTGCGCCAGCCGGGCTCGACGATCAAGCCGTTCGTCTACGCCACCGGGCTCGACCAGGGCATGACCCCGGCGACAATGGTCCCCGATCAAGCCTATTGCGTCTATCAGGGCGCGGCGCTGGGCGAGAAATGCTTCCGCAACTTCGACAGTCGCGGCGTCGGCGGCGAACATACGATGCGCTGGGGCCTCGAACAGTCGCGCAATCTGATGACCGTTCATATCGCGGCCGACGCCGGGATGGAAAACGTCACCCGCACCTTCCGCCGGGTCGGGATCGGCAATTACGACAACTACCTCAGCTTCGCGCTCGGCGCGGGCGAAACCACCGTGTCGAAGATGGTCAACGCCTATTCGGCACTGGTCGCGCAGGGCATTCAGCACCCGCAGACCGTGATCGACTTTATCCAGGATCGGAACGGCAAGGTGATCTGGCGCGCCGACCAGCGCGAATGCACTGGCTGCAACATGGACCAGTGGGACGGCAAAGCGATGCCGCGCTTCGCTTCCTCTGGCAAGCAGGTGCTCGATCCGCGCACCGCCTTCCAGGTTGTGCATATGCTCGAAGGCGTGGTCCAGCGCGGCACCGCGGTGGTTCTGCGTGATCTTAATTTCCCACTGTTCGGCAAGACCGGCA
Coding sequences within it:
- a CDS encoding transglycosylase domain-containing protein, which gives rise to MSDAPQSAPQSIHLRIRREAQTLITWFRENWRRSRWFRWISLLLGALLLLYAVVWITIIRTLPDARTLLTYQPPLPTMVRGYDGEIVDSYARERRVQLQFRDFPKPLINAYLSAEDKTFWTHGGVDVTGLAGAVFDYVTKIGSGQRARGGSTITQQVAKNILVGNEYSVGRKLKEMLLARKIEGVLSKQQILELYLNEIPLGRRSFGVQAASRAYFGKDVADLSLNESAFLAILPKAPEQYGRPQNQAKAISRRNWVLDEMVQNGFVTRAAADAAKAMPLGLVTQRPEYATVDAGYFMEEVRRQLIEKFGEQASDGPNSVYAGGLWVRTSLDPELQKAGADALRAGLMRYGGNRAWDKPLGTLKVDDDNWRGLLQNSFLSINYLDWKVGVVIARDGGNARIGFADGSQAPLVGLPDKLRQGDVIAASPEGGAWKVRTIPEISGGFLAEDPNNGRVLAMQGGFDPRLGAFNRATQALRQPGSTIKPFVYATGLDQGMTPATMVPDQAYCVYQGAALGEKCFRNFDSRGVGGEHTMRWGLEQSRNLMTVHIAADAGMENVTRTFRRVGIGNYDNYLSFALGAGETTVSKMVNAYSALVAQGIQHPQTVIDFIQDRNGKVIWRADQRECTGCNMDQWDGKAMPRFASSGKQVLDPRTAFQVVHMLEGVVQRGTAVVLRDLNFPLFGKTGTTTGPTNVWFVGGSPDIVAGVYMGYDQPRSLGGYAQGGTLAAPIFKQFVKESRDHWDGQPFVAPEGIRMVRIDRASGRQVFGDWPSTDPKAATIWEAFKPDTEPRRGGGLQDDIDSVRDLVIAQLKRRAQNAAQGPAAGDAAAHQPENFAEEQGGLY
- a CDS encoding N-acetylmuramoyl-L-alanine amidase translates to MRERLQVLLLFLFPVVLMAGLYALKLKLPVPVLGRDYVIRIELPDPGRQIGLPEVLGPPDASRPLVVIDAGHGGHDPGANGGGIEEKRLVLGLALALRDRLLLQGGIRVALTRSDDSFLVLQERAEIARRLGADLFLSIHADSAGDESGVQGASVYTLSEQASDEAAARFAARENDADKVNGISLAGRSDAVSAILVGLSQRHAQEESSEFAGLITREGQGSIVFHPDPRRSAALAVLRAPDVPGVLFEAGFITNPDDAKRLTSPEGKARFADALERAIRIFFARNSGALAQ